One genomic window of Gossypium hirsutum isolate 1008001.06 chromosome D11, Gossypium_hirsutum_v2.1, whole genome shotgun sequence includes the following:
- the LOC107912917 gene encoding L-Ala-D/L-amino acid epimerase produces the protein MASLGFCCPTNSFLFSRSSLVNHRSNLQTRFIVSSSTSSSELVTQSAVSGSTERPRTSLGLKNLTEIFWVDVHCAEGRPLNVGLQEPVTVGCSRLEKVENVAVRVELSNGCVGWGEVSVVPWVNWNQATALEEVRKACEFLSQGSPVTLNLVLHQISEMFPGSEFASVRAGLEMALVDAVANSIDVPLWRLFGGVSNSLSTAATIPTTSSAKAFDLAAKYYKLGFKTLEIKLGRNVNADIEVLQAVRAAHPHCLFILDANEGYTSKEAIEVLHKLNEKGVIPTVFEQPVHRDDWRGLGDVSNVARHKYGVSVAADESCRDLTDIKKLMEENLVDVINIKLSKFGVLGILEIVEMVKKSGLELMIDSVAETRLATGVAGHLVAGLGCFRYVNISAPSLLSEDPVVGGYEVAGSKYKFVNSRGQGGFLKWDIFS, from the exons ATGGCTTCACTTGGTTTCTGTTGTCCAACAAACTCTTTCCTTTTCTCTCGGTCTTCTCTGGTTAACCATCGAAGCAACTTGCAGACTCGTTTCATTGTCAGCTCCAGCACTAGCAGCAGTGAGCTGGTGACTCAATCAGCAGTCAGTGGGAGCACTGAAAGGCCAAGAACAAGCTTGGGATTGAAGAACTTGACTGAGATTTTCTGGGTTGATGTTCATTGTGCTGAAGGGAGACCATTGAATGTTGGGCTTCAAGAACCGGTGACCGTTGGCTGTTCCAGGCTTGAAAAGGTTGAGAATGTGGCTGTACGAGTTGAACTCAGCAATGGGTGTGTCGGGTGGGGTGAGGTATCAGTGGTTCCATGGGTTAACTGGAACCAAGCCACTGCTCTTGAGGAAGTGAGAAAAGCCTGTGAATTTCTTAGCCAGGGATCTCCAGTGACTTTGAATTTGGTTTTACATCAGATCTCAGAGATGTTTCCTGGTAGCGAATTTGCTTCT GTTAGGGCTGGGTTAGAAATGGCATTGGTTGACGCAGTTGCTAATAGCATTGATGTGCCCCTATGGAGATTATTTGGGGGAGTGTCCAATTCCTTGTCCACTGCTGCTACA ATCCCAACTACTTCCTCGGCTAAAGCATTCGATCTGGCTGCTAAATATTACAAACTAGGATTCAAGACATTGGAGATTAAACTGGGAAGGAATGTAAATGCAGATATTGAAGTTCTTCAAGCAGTAAGAGCTGCCCACCCTCATTGCTTATTTATCTTAGATGCAAATGAGGGTTACACTTCAAAGGAAGCCATCGAAGTTCTTCACAAACTAAATG AAAAAGGGGTGATTCCTACAGTTTTTGAACAACCAGTTCATAGAGATGACTGGAGAGGCCTTGGTGATGTGAGTAACGTTGCAAGGCATAAGTATGGGGTATCAGTTGCAGCAGATGAAAGTTGCAGGGATTTGACGGACATCAAAAAACTTATGGAGGAAAATCTTGTGGATGTTATCAACATTAAACTATCCAAATTTGGGGTTCTTGGTATCCTTGAAATTGTAGAAATGGTTAAAAAATCTGGATTGGAACTTATGATTGATAGTGTTGCTGAAACTAGACTTGCCACTGGTGTTGCTGGTCATTTAGTCGCTGGCCTTGGTTGCTTCAG ATATGTTAATATTAGTGCACCCAGTTTATTATCAGAAGATCCCGTTGTGGGAGGTTATGAAG TTGCTGGTTCAAAGTACAAGTTTGTTAATAGCAGAGGGCAAGGAGGTTTTCTCAAATGGGATATTTTCTCATG A